TAAACCGTAAATCTCTATTCGTTAAAATTCCGACTAACTTTTGCTCGTCCGCGTTGTTTACAATTGGCACACCAGAAATTCTATATTTGCCCATCAAATGTTCAGCATCATAAATTTGTTTTTCTGGAGTTAGGAAAAATGGGTCTGTAATAACACCACTTTCTGATCTTTTAACTTTAAGGACCTGATCTGCCTGTTGTTCAATCGACATATTTTTATGAATAATTCCCAGACCACCTTGACGTGCAATCGCAATTGCCATATCCGCTTCTGTTACTGTATCCATTCCTGCACTGATAATAGGGATATTCAACTTGATTTTTTCCGTTAATTCTACTTGAAGACTTACATCCCGAGGCAGCACTTCCGATTTCGCTGGCACCAGCAAAACATCATCGAACGTTAATCCTTGTTTACTAAATTTAGATTCCCACATTTTTTATATGACCTCCTGGATACGTAAAAATATTATTAGTAGGTTATCAATTGGATAAAATACTGTCAAGGAAGAACTATTATGTTAGATTTTTCAGAAAATTATGTTAGAGGGTGGAATCAATCAAATATCAAGATTTATCTAGCTATTCTTTATTCTTTTCAGCCTCCTTTTCACAGTCTTTTTTAAAGAAATCCTATCAACAGCAAAACATCGATGGAGCAGAACAAAAAAGCTATCAAAATTGTTATCCCTTTATTTATTATTTGGAGCATGGCAAAATCTATTACCAACAAGCTGAGCTTGCACCATTAGTAATTCAACCCATCTTACTGTTTTACGGTTTTGTCCATTTAATTAAAGCCTGTATCCTGACGAAGGATCCTCATTATCCTGAGACTACATCCGTCTTAGCCCATGGAGTTTCTTCACGAAAAAGGAAAAAACAACATTATCGATTTTTAGAGGATGATGTAAAGCTTCAAAAAACAGGATTATTCCCATTTATGTCTGAAAAACTGTTTCACATGAAACAATTGGAAGGCGATAAAGTAATCATGGAAGAACTCCTTGCTCATATTCCGGAGTTAAGTCCACTATTTTTAAAATTAGAAGGAAAGAAAACTTTTGCTAAGGTAAATTTTGAAAAGAATAGCTTTTATCTTTCCAATAAAATATTAGATACATACCATATGACAGAAAATCGGTTTCAGGATTTCTTAACCAGTAAGTTTCAGATTCCTTTTTTGATTTCAAGTGAAACTGATATGATCAAAGTCGATATGAATATTGAACATTCCATTGATAATGGAACGGTTGTTCCGTTCCAATTTAATATTGTAGAAAACCATTATTCGTTTCCGCTTTTAAAAGATAAGCTATTTCATCTGCCTGAAATACTAATTCATTACTTATTACTTTATAATCTTAGTATGATTGCCAGATATGAAACAGAGTGGTGGAGTGAGTTAATCAAAATGATGCCTAATAATGATTATCCTTTTGTTCAATCATTTTTAAATGTGACACAAAAAAAAGGGCCATTTTTAATTTTTGAGTTTTTGACTAACGAGGGGAGAGGTTTGTAAGTGTATTTGCAAACAAAAAAACAGCCAAATCGGCTGTTTTTTATCTTGTGCCCGGCAACGTCCTACTCTCACAGGGGGAGAGCCCCCAACTACCATCGGCGCTGAGAAGCTTAACTTCCGTGTTCGGTATGGGAACGGGTGTGACCTTCTCGCTATCGCCACCAGACAAGTATGAACTTGAGGAATTTCATTCCCTCAAAACTAGATAATGCAGAAGAAGAAAAACGTTTTTTGGTTAAGTCCTCGATCGATTAGTATCAGTCAGCTCCACATGTCGCCACGCTTCCACCTCTGACCTATCAACCTGATCATCTTTCAGGGATCTTACTAGCTTGCGCTATGGGAAATCTCATCTTGAGGGGGGCTTCATGCTTAGATGCTTTCAGCACTTATCCCGTCCGCACATAGCTACCCAGCTATGCCTTTGGCAAGACAACTGGTACACCAGCGGTGCGTCCATCCAGGTCCTCTCGTACTAAGGACAGCTCCTCTCAAATTTCCTGCGCCCACGACGGATAGGGACCGAACTGTCTCACGACGTTCTGAACCCAGCTCGCGTACCGCTTTAATGGGCGAACAGCCCAACCCTTGGGACCGACTACAGCCCCAGGATGCGATGAGCCGACATCGAGGTGCCAAACCTCCCCGTCGATGTGGACTCTTGGGGGAGATAAGCCTGTTATCCCAGGGGTAGCTTTTATCCGTTGAGCGATGGCCCTTCCATGCGGAACCACCGGATCACTAAGCCCGACTTTCGTCCCTGCTCGACTTGTAGGTCTCGCAGTCAAGCTCCCTTGTGCCTTTACACTCTACGAATGATTTCCAACCATTCTGAGGGAACCTTTGGGCGCCTCCGTTACTTTTTAGGAGGCGACCGCCCCAGTCAAACTGCCCACCTGACACTGTCTCCTACCCCGATCAGGGGTATGGGTTAGAATTTCAATACAGCCAGGGTAGTATCCCACCGATGCCTCCACCGAAGCTGGCGCTCCAGGTTTCTACGGCTCCTACCTATCCTGTACAAGCTGTACCAAAATTCAATATCAGGCTACAGTAAAGCTCCACGGGGTCTTTCCGTCCTGTCGCGGGTAACCTGCATCTTCACAGGTACTATAATTTCACCGAGTCTCTCGTTGAGACAGTGCCCAGATCGTTACGCCTTTCGTGCGGGTCGGAACTTACCCGACAAGGAATTTCGCTACCTTAGGACCGTTATAGTTACGGCCGCCGTTTACTGGGGCTTCGGTTCAAAGCTTCGCTTGCGCTAACCTCTCCCCTTAACCTTCCAGCACCGGGCAGGCGTCAGCCCCTATACTTCGCCTTGCGGCTTTGCAGAGACCTGTGTTTTTGCTAAACAGTCGCCTGGGCCTATTCACTGCGGCTCTTCTAGGCTTTAACACCCAAAAGAGCACCCCTTCTCCCGAAGTTACGGGGTCATTTTGCCGAGTTCCTTAACGAGAGTTCTCTCGCTCACCTTAGGATTCTCTCCTCGACTACCTGTGTCGGTTTGCGGTACGGGCACCTTTTATCTCGCTAGAGGCTTTTCTTGGCAGTGTGGAATCAGGAACTTCGGTACTATATTTCCCTCGGCATCACAGCTCAGCCTTCTCGAAAATGGGATTTGCCTCATTTTCAGCCTAACTGCTTACACGCACATATCCAGCAGTGCGCTTACCCTATCCTCCTGCGTCCCCCCGTTGCTCAAACGATAATGAGGTGGTACAGGAATATCAACCTGTTATCCATCGCCTACGCCTTTCGGCCTCGGCTTAGGTCCCGACTAACCCTGAGCGGACGAGCCTTCCTCAGGAAACCTTAGTCATTCGGTGGATGGGATTCTCACCCATCTTTCGCTACTCATACCGGCATTCTCACTTCTAAGCGCTCCACCAGTCCTTACGGTCTAGCTTCAACGCCCTTAGAACGCTCTCCTACCACTGACATCGTAGATGTCAATCCACAGCTTCGGTGATACGTTTAGCCCAGGTACATTTTCGGCGCAGAGTCACTCGACCAGTGAGCTATTACGCACTCTTTAAATGGTGGCTGCTTCTAAGCCAACATCCTGGTTGTCTAAGCAACTCCACATCCTTTTCCACTTAACGTATACTTTGGGACCTTAGCTGGTGGTCTGGGCTGTTTCCCTTTTGACTACGGATCTTATCACTCGCAGTCTGACTCCCACGGATAAGTCTTTGGCATTCGGAGTTTGTCTGAATTCGGTAACCCGATGAGGGCCCCTAGTCCAAACAGTGCTCTACCTCCAAGACTCTTACTACGTGAGGCTAGCCCTAAAGCTATTTCGGAGAGAACCAGCTATCTCCAAGTTCGATTGGAATTTCTCCGCTACCCACACCTCATCCCCGCACTTTTCAACGTGCGTGGGTTCGGGCCTCCAGTTGGTGTTACCCAACCTTCACCCTGGACATGGGTAGATCACCTGGTTTCGGGTCTACGACCACATACTCATACGCCCTATTCAGACTCGCTTTCGCTGCGGCTCCGTCTTCTCAACTTAACCTTGCATGTAATCGTAACTCGCAGGTTCATTCTACAAAAGGCACGCCATCACCCATTAACGGGCTCTGACTACTTGTAGGCACACGGTTTCAGGATCTCTTTCACTCCCCTTCCAGGGTGCTTTTCACCTTTCCCTCACGGTACTGGTTCACTATCGGTCACTAGGGAGTATTTAGCCTTGGGAGATGGTCCTCCCTGCTTCCGGCCGGATTTCACGTGTCCAGGCCGTACTCAGGATCCACTCAGGAGGGAACGAAGTTTCAACTACAGGGTTTTTACCTTCTTTGACGGACCTTTCCAGATCTCTTCATTTACCCCGTTCCTTTGTAACTCCATGTTGAGTGTCCTACAACCCCAAGAGGCAAGCCTCTTGGTTTGGGCTATGTCCCGTTTCGCTCGCCGCTACTCAGGGAATCGCGTTTGCTTTCTCTTCCTCCGGGTACTTAGATGTTTCAGTTCCCAGGGTGTGCCTTCAATACCCTATGTATTCAGGTAAAGATACTACTCCATTACGAGTAGTGGGTTCCCCCATTCGGAAATCTCCAGGATCAAAGCTTACTTACAGCTCCCCGAAGCATATCGGTGTTAGTACCGTCCTTCATCGGCTCCTAGTGCCAAGGCATCCACCGTGCGCCCTTTCTAACTTAACCTAAAGGTTAATTCTCTTATTATTAAGAGAGAAAAAACTAATGTGGTGTTTCTTGTTTTCTTCTTCTTACGATTATCTAGTTTTCAAGGAACAAAAAATAACGACATGGTGCAATCGTTATGATTGGTGGAGTCTAGGGGGATCGAACCCCTGACCTCCTGCGTGCAAGGCAGGCGCTCTCCCAGCTGAGCTAAGACCCCGTTATGGGTTATGGTGGGCCTAAATGGACTCGAACCATCGACCTCACGCTTATCAGGCGTGCGCTCTAACCAGCTGAGCTATAGGCCCATATATAACGGATAAATATTAAACT
The DNA window shown above is from Bacillus sp. T3 and carries:
- a CDS encoding YaaC family protein → MESIKYQDLSSYSLFFSASFSQSFLKKSYQQQNIDGAEQKSYQNCYPFIYYLEHGKIYYQQAELAPLVIQPILLFYGFVHLIKACILTKDPHYPETTSVLAHGVSSRKRKKQHYRFLEDDVKLQKTGLFPFMSEKLFHMKQLEGDKVIMEELLAHIPELSPLFLKLEGKKTFAKVNFEKNSFYLSNKILDTYHMTENRFQDFLTSKFQIPFLISSETDMIKVDMNIEHSIDNGTVVPFQFNIVENHYSFPLLKDKLFHLPEILIHYLLLYNLSMIARYETEWWSELIKMMPNNDYPFVQSFLNVTQKKGPFLIFEFLTNEGRGL